The following are encoded together in the Streptomyces flavofungini genome:
- the ccrA gene encoding crotonyl-CoA carboxylase/reductase, with protein sequence MQEILDAIQSQDTSAADFAALPLPESYRAVTVHKDETEMFAGLTTRDKDPRKSLHLDEVPVPELGPGEALVAVMASSVNYNSVWTSIFEPLSTFAFLERYGKLSDLTKRHDLPYHVIGSDLAGVVLRTGPGVNAWQPGDEVVAHCLSVELESSDGHNDTMLDPEQRIWGFETNFGGLAEIALVKSNQLMPKPDHLSWEEAAAPGLVNSTAYRQLVSRNGAGMKQGDNVLIWGASGGLGSYATQFALAGGANPICVVSSPQKAEICRAMGAEAIIDRNAEGYKFWKDERTQDPKEWKRFGKRIREFTGGEDIDIVFEHPGRETFGASVYVTRKGGTITTCASTSGYMHEYDNRYLWMSLKRIIGSHFANYREAWEANRLIAKGKIHPTLSKVYSLADTGQAAYDVHRNLHQGKVGVLALAPEEGLGVRDAEKRALHLDAINRFRDI encoded by the coding sequence ATGCAGGAAATCCTGGACGCGATCCAATCGCAGGACACCTCGGCCGCCGACTTCGCCGCGCTGCCGCTGCCCGAGTCGTACCGCGCGGTGACCGTGCACAAGGACGAGACGGAGATGTTCGCCGGGCTCACCACCCGCGACAAGGACCCGCGCAAGTCGCTGCACCTGGACGAGGTCCCGGTGCCCGAACTCGGCCCCGGCGAGGCCCTGGTGGCCGTGATGGCCTCGTCCGTGAACTACAACTCCGTGTGGACGTCCATCTTCGAGCCGCTCTCGACCTTCGCCTTCCTGGAGCGGTACGGCAAGTTGAGCGATCTCACCAAGCGCCACGACCTGCCGTACCACGTCATCGGCTCCGACCTCGCGGGCGTCGTCCTGCGCACCGGCCCCGGCGTGAACGCCTGGCAGCCCGGCGACGAGGTCGTCGCGCACTGCCTGTCCGTGGAACTGGAGTCCTCCGACGGCCACAACGACACGATGCTCGACCCCGAGCAGCGCATCTGGGGCTTCGAGACCAACTTCGGCGGCCTCGCGGAGATCGCCCTGGTGAAGTCCAACCAGCTGATGCCGAAGCCGGACCACCTGAGCTGGGAGGAGGCGGCGGCCCCCGGCCTGGTGAACTCCACCGCGTACCGCCAGCTCGTCTCCCGCAACGGCGCCGGCATGAAGCAGGGCGACAACGTCCTGATCTGGGGCGCGAGCGGTGGACTCGGGTCGTACGCCACGCAGTTCGCGCTGGCCGGCGGCGCCAACCCGATCTGCGTGGTCAGCAGCCCGCAGAAGGCGGAGATCTGCCGGGCGATGGGCGCGGAGGCGATCATCGACCGCAACGCCGAGGGCTACAAGTTCTGGAAGGACGAGCGCACCCAGGACCCCAAGGAGTGGAAGCGCTTCGGCAAGCGCATCCGCGAGTTCACCGGCGGCGAGGACATCGACATCGTCTTCGAGCACCCCGGCCGCGAGACCTTCGGCGCCAGCGTCTACGTCACCCGCAAGGGCGGCACCATCACCACCTGCGCCTCCACCTCGGGCTACATGCACGAGTACGACAACCGCTACCTGTGGATGTCGCTGAAGCGCATCATCGGCTCGCACTTCGCCAACTACCGCGAGGCCTGGGAGGCGAACCGGCTGATCGCCAAGGGCAAGATCCACCCGACGCTCTCCAAGGTGTACTCCCTGGCGGACACCGGGCAGGCCGCCTACGACGTGCACCGCAACCTCCACCAGGGCAAGGTCGGCGTCCTCGCGCTCGCGCCCGAGGAGGGGCTCGGCGTGCGCGACGCGGAGAAGCGGGCGCTGCACCTCGACGCCATCAACCGCTTCCGCGACATCTGA
- a CDS encoding SRPBCC family protein yields the protein MAVLNVHERVLPVEPSAVGGLIDTLATPDDPLWPTAGWPPMELDRGLAPGSRGGHGPVRYTVAAYAPQQWVRFTFTGPRGFDGFHEYTVHPLDDGSGHTVLRHTLAMRARGAARLTWPLAFRSFHDACLEDSLDRAERALTGTVRRPARWSPYVRFLRRITPR from the coding sequence ATGGCCGTCCTCAACGTCCACGAACGCGTCCTGCCCGTCGAGCCGAGCGCGGTCGGCGGGCTCATCGACACCCTCGCCACCCCGGACGACCCGCTGTGGCCCACCGCCGGCTGGCCGCCCATGGAGCTGGACCGGGGGCTCGCGCCCGGGTCGCGCGGCGGCCACGGACCGGTCCGGTACACCGTGGCGGCGTACGCGCCCCAGCAGTGGGTGCGGTTCACCTTCACCGGACCGCGCGGCTTCGACGGGTTCCACGAGTACACGGTGCACCCGCTGGACGACGGCAGCGGACACACGGTGCTGCGCCACACCCTGGCGATGCGCGCCCGCGGCGCGGCCCGGCTGACCTGGCCGCTGGCGTTCCGCTCCTTCCACGACGCCTGCCTGGAGGACAGCCTCGACCGCGCGGAGCGCGCCCTGACCGGCACGGTCCGCCGCCCCGCGCGCTGGAGTCCCTACGTGCGCTTCCTGCGCCGCATCACTCCCCGCTGA
- a CDS encoding 3-hydroxyacyl-CoA dehydrogenase family protein — MDTPFSTVAVVGLGTMGTGIAEVLAHAGRDVIGIDISEQATAHAVAALEASTARAVRRERITEDERENILTRFRAVTDLRAAAEADLVIEVAPESYAIKQQIFRELDGIVRPDTVLATGTNALSVTRLAAESAHPERVLGLHFFNPAPAMKLVEVVSSVLTAPAAVAAVTDLARALGKEPVAVGDRPGFVADGLLFGYLNQAAAMYEAKYASREDIDAAMRLGCGLPMGPLALLDLIGVDTARTVLDAMYAESQDRLHAPAPILKQLSEAGLTGRKSGRGFYTYAASGSDEVVRDAATPLEGTRQARGREIRSVGVAGSGTMASGIAEVFAKAGYDVVLVARSEEKAAAARARVAKSLSRSVDKGRLTSEAAAKTLDRITPSGTYDAFADVDLALEAVAEDLEIKQQLFATLDKVCKPGAVLATTTSSLPVVACARATSRPGDVIGLHFFNPAPAMKLVEVVRTVLTEDDVHATAREVCATIKKHPVDCGDRAGFIVNALLFPYLNNAIKMVQEHYASLDDIDAAMKLGGGYPMGPFELLDVVGLDVSLAIEKVLHREFREPGLAPAPLLEHLVAAGCLGRKTGRGFREYARR; from the coding sequence ATGGACACTCCCTTCAGCACGGTCGCCGTCGTCGGTCTCGGCACGATGGGCACCGGCATCGCCGAGGTGCTCGCGCACGCGGGCCGCGACGTCATCGGCATCGACATCAGCGAACAGGCCACGGCCCACGCCGTCGCCGCCCTGGAGGCCTCCACCGCGCGCGCCGTGCGCCGCGAGCGGATCACCGAGGACGAGCGCGAGAACATCCTCACCCGCTTCCGCGCCGTCACCGACCTGCGGGCGGCGGCCGAGGCCGACCTGGTGATCGAGGTCGCCCCGGAGTCGTACGCGATCAAGCAGCAGATCTTCCGCGAGCTCGACGGCATCGTGCGCCCGGACACGGTCCTCGCCACCGGCACGAACGCGCTCTCCGTGACCCGCCTCGCCGCCGAATCCGCACACCCGGAGCGGGTGTTGGGCCTGCACTTCTTCAACCCGGCGCCCGCCATGAAGCTCGTCGAGGTCGTCTCGTCGGTGCTCACCGCGCCGGCCGCCGTGGCGGCGGTGACCGACCTCGCCCGCGCCCTCGGCAAGGAGCCCGTCGCCGTCGGCGACCGCCCCGGCTTCGTCGCCGACGGGCTGCTCTTCGGCTACCTCAACCAGGCCGCGGCGATGTACGAGGCCAAGTACGCGAGCCGCGAGGACATCGACGCGGCGATGCGGCTCGGCTGCGGACTGCCGATGGGGCCGCTCGCGCTGCTCGACCTGATCGGCGTCGACACCGCCCGCACCGTCCTCGACGCCATGTACGCCGAGTCCCAGGACCGGCTGCACGCGCCCGCGCCGATCCTCAAGCAGCTCAGCGAGGCGGGCCTGACGGGGCGCAAGTCGGGCCGCGGCTTCTACACCTACGCGGCGTCCGGCAGCGACGAGGTGGTGCGGGACGCGGCGACGCCCCTGGAGGGCACCCGGCAGGCGCGCGGGCGCGAGATCCGCTCCGTCGGCGTGGCCGGTTCCGGCACCATGGCGTCCGGGATCGCGGAGGTCTTCGCGAAGGCCGGGTACGACGTGGTGCTCGTCGCCCGCAGCGAGGAGAAGGCCGCCGCGGCCAGGGCCCGGGTCGCCAAGTCGCTCTCGCGCTCCGTCGACAAGGGGCGGCTCACCTCGGAGGCGGCCGCGAAGACCCTGGACCGGATCACGCCGAGCGGTACGTACGACGCGTTCGCCGACGTCGATCTCGCCCTGGAGGCGGTCGCCGAGGACCTGGAGATCAAGCAGCAGCTGTTCGCGACGCTCGACAAGGTCTGCAAGCCCGGTGCCGTCCTCGCCACCACCACGTCCTCGCTGCCCGTGGTGGCCTGCGCCCGCGCCACCTCACGGCCCGGCGACGTGATCGGCCTGCACTTCTTCAACCCGGCGCCCGCCATGAAGCTCGTCGAGGTCGTGCGCACCGTCCTGACCGAGGACGACGTGCACGCCACCGCCCGCGAGGTGTGCGCGACGATCAAGAAGCACCCGGTGGACTGCGGCGACCGGGCCGGCTTCATCGTGAACGCCCTCCTGTTCCCGTACCTGAACAACGCGATCAAGATGGTCCAGGAGCACTACGCGTCCCTCGACGACATCGACGCGGCCATGAAGCTCGGCGGCGGCTACCCGATGGGGCCCTTCGAGCTCCTGGACGTCGTCGGCCTGGACGTCTCGCTCGCCATCGAAAAGGTGCTGCACCGCGAGTTCCGTGAGCCGGGGCTCGCCCCCGCGCCGCTCCTGGAGCACCTGGTGGCCGCGGGCTGCCTCGGCCGCAAGACGGGCCGGGGTTTCCGCGAATATGCCCGGCGCTGA
- a CDS encoding RidA family protein → MSRLTHISAPDGVAPATAYTHVVSGTGRLVAVSGQLALDEEGKLVGPGDASAQAHQVFENLRRCLAAAGADFDDVIKLTYFVTDVAHMPAVRAARDAHLDPARLPAASAVQVAALMGPEFLMEIEALAVVAEQPEEDTTGV, encoded by the coding sequence ATGAGCCGACTGACACACATCAGCGCCCCCGACGGAGTCGCGCCCGCGACCGCGTACACCCACGTGGTGTCCGGCACGGGCCGCCTCGTCGCCGTCTCCGGTCAACTCGCCCTGGACGAGGAGGGCAAGCTGGTCGGCCCGGGGGACGCGTCGGCGCAGGCCCACCAGGTCTTCGAGAACCTGCGGCGCTGCCTGGCGGCGGCGGGCGCGGACTTCGACGACGTGATCAAGCTGACGTACTTCGTCACGGACGTGGCGCACATGCCCGCGGTCCGGGCGGCGCGCGACGCCCACCTCGACCCGGCCCGGCTGCCCGCCGCGTCGGCGGTGCAGGTCGCGGCGCTGATGGGGCCCGAGTTCCTGATGGAGATCGAGGCGCTCGCAGTGGTTGCGGAGCAGCCCGAGGAGGACACGACGGGGGTCTGA
- a CDS encoding TetR family transcriptional regulator, which translates to MQYVRVMPKAAKSSRTTATPDAPESAAGSRAAAQRLKMRRELAAAAMELFASKGYEATTVDEIAAAAGVARRTFFRHFRSKEEAIFPDHDDTLIRAEAVLNAAPAHEHPLDTVCRGIKEVMKMYAASPAVSVERYRLTREVPTLREREIASVARYERLFTRYLLGHFDEHAHHHGNDDPLLAEVAASAVVTAHNHVLRRWLRAGGQGDVEGQLDHAFGIVRRTFGTGIPAGRDTVPSGPVATVSDGGEVLVTVARTDAPLDEVMRTIEKALRDRG; encoded by the coding sequence ATGCAGTACGTTCGGGTCATGCCCAAGGCCGCCAAGTCCTCACGTACGACAGCTACGCCCGACGCTCCGGAGAGCGCCGCGGGCAGCCGCGCCGCCGCACAACGGCTCAAGATGCGCCGCGAGCTGGCGGCCGCCGCCATGGAACTCTTCGCGTCCAAGGGGTACGAGGCGACGACGGTCGACGAGATCGCCGCCGCGGCCGGGGTGGCCCGGCGGACCTTCTTCCGCCACTTCCGGTCCAAGGAAGAGGCGATCTTCCCCGACCACGACGACACCCTGATCCGCGCGGAGGCCGTGCTCAACGCGGCGCCCGCGCACGAGCACCCGCTCGACACGGTGTGCCGCGGCATCAAGGAAGTCATGAAGATGTACGCGGCCTCGCCGGCCGTGTCCGTGGAGCGGTACCGGCTCACGCGCGAGGTGCCCACGCTGCGCGAGCGCGAGATCGCCTCCGTGGCGCGCTACGAACGGCTCTTCACGCGCTATCTCCTCGGGCACTTCGACGAGCACGCGCACCACCACGGCAACGACGATCCGCTGCTCGCGGAGGTGGCCGCGTCCGCCGTCGTCACGGCCCACAACCACGTCCTGCGGCGCTGGTTGCGGGCCGGGGGCCAGGGGGACGTGGAGGGGCAGCTCGACCACGCCTTCGGCATCGTGCGGCGGACGTTCGGGACGGGCATTCCCGCGGGGCGGGACACGGTGCCCTCCGGTCCGGTGGCGACGGTCTCCGACGGTGGCGAGGTCCTGGTCACCGTCGCCCGCACGGACGCCCCTCTCGACGAAGTCATGCGCACCATCGAGAAGGCACTGCGAGACCGCGGGTAG
- a CDS encoding TetR/AcrR family transcriptional regulator → MARPPRYDVSRFLDAAVELAADAGPSAVTMAAVAKAVGAPSGSVYHRFPGRPALLAEVWLRTVEDFQEGWFAALGPSGGDPRAAVRAAAVHVVAWSRAHPRAAALLLYGAADFAQDEWPEPSARRAAAGHRRVGEAVAGLCAALGAEAGPAADRVALAVIDMPLTIVRRHVRRGQELPAHAEQLAGESALLLLGAGPIGH, encoded by the coding sequence ATGGCGAGACCACCCCGGTACGACGTGAGCCGCTTCCTCGACGCCGCCGTCGAGCTGGCCGCCGACGCGGGCCCGTCGGCGGTCACGATGGCGGCCGTCGCCAAGGCGGTCGGCGCGCCCAGCGGGTCGGTCTACCACCGCTTCCCCGGGCGCCCCGCGCTCCTCGCGGAGGTGTGGCTGCGGACCGTCGAGGACTTCCAGGAGGGGTGGTTCGCGGCGCTGGGGCCGAGTGGGGGCGATCCGCGCGCGGCGGTCCGGGCGGCGGCCGTCCACGTGGTCGCGTGGAGCCGGGCGCACCCGCGCGCCGCGGCCCTGCTCCTGTACGGCGCCGCCGACTTCGCCCAGGACGAGTGGCCCGAGCCGAGCGCACGGCGGGCGGCGGCGGGGCACCGGCGGGTGGGCGAGGCCGTGGCCGGGCTGTGCGCGGCACTCGGCGCGGAGGCCGGGCCCGCCGCGGACCGGGTCGCGCTCGCCGTGATCGACATGCCGCTGACGATCGTCCGCCGTCATGTGCGCCGCGGCCAGGAACTGCCCGCGCACGCGGAGCAACTGGCCGGGGAGAGCGCGCTGTTGCTGCTGGGCGCCGGGCCCATCGGCCACTAG
- a CDS encoding adenylosuccinate lyase: MDAELRTVTDRLRREAMASGALDAYERLLATRTADELAGVLLAAGQPLWARELAAVRLGVLGDRRAFESLVLLLNHRDPPRCAAAAYALARLGDRRTARAAAALATNELRVAYALHPVRLLTELRAPESAPALIVTLQRRLTPNDPYGKVALACVEGLGALGDARAIPVLTAACSHPRLAAAAAAALARVSVRAQGS, from the coding sequence ATGGATGCGGAGTTGCGGACGGTGACGGATCGCTTACGACGCGAGGCGATGGCGTCGGGAGCGCTGGACGCGTACGAGAGACTGCTGGCCACCCGTACGGCGGACGAGCTCGCGGGGGTGCTGCTCGCGGCCGGCCAGCCGTTGTGGGCACGGGAGTTGGCGGCGGTCAGGCTGGGGGTCCTGGGGGACCGGCGGGCCTTCGAGTCGCTGGTGCTGCTGCTCAACCACCGGGATCCGCCCCGTTGCGCCGCCGCCGCGTACGCCCTCGCGCGGCTCGGCGACCGGCGCACGGCGCGCGCGGCGGCGGCGCTCGCCACGAATGAACTGCGGGTCGCCTACGCCCTGCATCCGGTGCGGCTCCTCACCGAACTCCGCGCCCCTGAGTCGGCGCCCGCTCTCATCGTCACCCTCCAGCGCCGTCTGACCCCCAACGACCCTTACGGCAAGGTCGCGCTGGCGTGCGTCGAGGGCCTCGGGGCGCTCGGGGACGCCCGGGCCATCCCGGTGCTGACGGCCGCCTGCTCCCATCCGCGCCTCGCGGCGGCCGCGGCGGCGGCCCTCGCGCGGGTGTCGGTGCGGGCGCAGGGGTCGTGA